A single genomic interval of Zingiber officinale cultivar Zhangliang chromosome 4A, Zo_v1.1, whole genome shotgun sequence harbors:
- the LOC121973488 gene encoding myb-related protein Zm38-like — MGRAPCCDKASVKKGHWSPEEDKQLKEYIEKHGTGGNWIALPHKAGLNRCGKSCRLRWLNYLRPNIKHGCFSDDEDRIITNLYASIGSRWSIIASHLPGRTDNDIKNYWNTKLKKKFSGILSPPRRIKQQHHHDRIQLQLHQQQFTDYAAACSFPYAGAALDAAAASPNDSLILSLQGLDAALPFSALLGGGGGGGSHLQQAAEQQQQSCNFIKLGGNAGGIGYIGNAAYADAYLHEAEHGALGFENYLHGSTAGGGLEPVDLSGSRDSADELGFNLEEYEMAPMIAAAAAGSGNLYLDETMLAGSSMCFY, encoded by the exons ATGGGGAGGGCACCCTGCTGTGACAAAGCCAGTGTGAAGAAGGGCCACTGGTCTCCTGAGGAAGACAAGCAGCTGAAGGAGTACATCGAGAAGCATGGCACTGGTGGTAACTGGATTGCTCTCCCTCATAAAGCTG GTCTGAATAGGTGCGGGAAGAGTTGCAGACTGAGGTGGCTCAACTATTTGAGGCCCAACATCAAGCATGGATGCTTCTCTGACGACGAAGACAGGATCATCACCAACCTCTACGCCAGCATCGGCAGCAG GTGGTCCATCATAGCCAGCCACCTCCCCGGCAGGACTGACAACGACATCAAGAACTACTGGAACACCAAGCTTAAGAAGAAGTTCTCGGGGATCCTTTCGCCGCCGAGGAGGATTAAGCAGCAGCATCATCACGATCGAATTCAGCTGCAGCTTCATCAGCAACAGTTTACTGACTACGCCGCCGCCTGCAGCTTTCCCTACGCCGGTGCCGCATTGGATGCTGCTGCTGCTTCTCCTAACGACTCCTTGATTTTGTCGTTGCAAGGCCTCGATGCCGCCTTGCCCTTCTCTGCGTTGctcggtggcggcggcggcggcgggtcGCATCTGCAGCAGGCAGCGGAGCAGCAGCAGCAGTCTTGCAATTTCATCAAGTTGGGAGGCAACGCCGGAGGCATCGGCTACATCGGTAACGCTGCGTACGCCGATGCCTACCTGCACGAGGCGGAGCACGGCGCTCTGGGCTTCGAGAACTACCTCCACGGCAGCACCGCCGGCGGCGGCTTGGAGCCCGTCGACCTCTCCGGCAGCCGCGACAGCGCCGACGAGCTGGGTTTCAACTTGGAGGAATACGAAATGGCTCCGATGatcgcggcggcggcggccggctCCGGCAACCTCTACCTCGACGAGACGATGCTGGCCGGATCCTCCATGTGCTTCTACTGA